A window from Mustela erminea isolate mMusErm1 chromosome 17, mMusErm1.Pri, whole genome shotgun sequence encodes these proteins:
- the VANGL2 gene encoding vang-like protein 2, translating into MDTESQYSGYSYKSGHSRSSRKHRDRRDRHRSKSRDGSRGDKSVTIQAPGEPLLDNESTRGDERDDNWGETTTVVTGTSEHSISHDDLTRIAKDMEDSVPLDCSRHLGVAAGATLALLSFLTPLAFLLLPPLLWREELEPCGTACEGLFISVAFKLLILLLGSWALFFRRPKASLPRVFVLRALLMVLVFLLVVSYWLFYGVRILDARERSYQGVVQFAVSLVDALLFVHYLAVVLLELRQLQPQFTLKVVRSTDGASRFYNVGHLSIQRVAVWILEKYYHDFPVYNPALLNLPKSVLAKKVSGFKVYSLGEENSTNNSTGQSRAVIAAAARRRDNSHNEYYYEEAEHERRVRKRRARLVVAVEEAFTHIKRLQEEEQKNPREVMDPREAAQAIFASMARAMQKYLRTTKQQPYHTMESILQHLEFCITHDMTPKAFLERYLAAGPTIQYHKERWLAKQWTLVSEEPVTSGLKDGIVFLLKRQDFSLVVSTKKVPFFKLSEEFVDPKSHKFVMRLQSETSV; encoded by the exons ATGGACACCGAGTCCCAGTACTCGGGCTATTCCTACAAGTCAGGCCACTCCCGCAGCTCCCGCAAGCACAG GGACCGCCGGGACCGGCACCGCTCCAAGAGCCGCGATGGGAGCCGCGGTGACAAGTCCGTGACGATCCAGGCTCCAGGGGAGCCCCTGCTGGACAACGAGTCCACGCGAGGGGATGAACGG GATGACAACTGGGGGGAGACGACCACAGTGGTAACGGGCACCTCAGAGCACAGCATCTCCCACGATGACCTCACGCGCATCGCCAAGGACATGGAGGACAGCGTCCCGCTGGACTGCTCCCGTCACCTGGGTGTGGCGGCGGGGGCCACGCTGGCACTGCTGTCCTTCCTCACGCCGCTGGCTTTCCTGCTGCTGCCCCCGCTGCTGTGGCGGGAGGAGCTGGAGCCCTGCGGGACGGCCTGTGAGGGCCTCTTCATCTCCGTGGCCTTCAAGCTGCTCATCCTGCTGCTGGGCAGCTGGGCCCTGTTCTTCCGGCGGCCCAAGGCCTCGCTGCCGCGTGTCTTCGTGCTGCGCGCGCTGCTCATGGTGCTGGTCTTCCTGCTCGTGGTGTCCTACTGGCTCTTCTACGGCGTGCGCATCCTGGACGCTCGCGAGCGCAGCTACCAGGGCGTCGTCCAGTTCGCCGTGTCGCTGGTGGACGCCCTGCTCTTCGTGCACTATCTGGCCGTGGTCCTGCTGGAGCTGCGCCAGCTGCAGCCCCAGTTCACGCTCAAGGTCGTGCGCTCCACCGATGGCGCCAGCCGCTTCTACAATGTGGGCCACCTCAG CATCCAGCGAGTGGCAGTGTGGATCCTGGAGAAGTATTACCATGACTTCCCTGTCTACAACCCCGCCCTCCTCAACCTGCCCAAGTCCGTCCTGGCCAAGAAAGTGTCTGGCTTCAAGGTGTACTCCCTCGGAGAGG AAAACAGCACCAACAACTCCACGGGCCAGTCCCGGGCCGTGATCGCGGCGGCTGCTCGGAGGCGGGACAACAGCCACAACGAGTACTACTACGAGGAGGCAGAGCACGAGCGGAGGGTGCGCAAGCGGCGGGCCAG GCTCGTGGTGGCGGTGGAGGAGGCCTTCACGCACATTAAGCggctgcaggaggaggagcagaagaaccCCAGGGAGGTGATGGACCCCCGGGAGGCGGCACAGGCCATCTTTGCCTCCATGGCTCGGGCCATGCAGAAGTACCTTCGCACCACCAAGCAACAGCCCTACCACACCATGGAGAGCATCCTCCAGCACCTGGAGTTCTGCATCACCCACGACATGACGCCCAAG GCCTTCCTGGAGCGGTACCTGGCGGCCGGACCCACCATCCAGTACCACAAGGAGCGCTGGCTGGCCAAACAGTGGACGCTGGTCAGCGAGGAGCCGGTGACCAGTGGGCTCAAGGACGGCATCGTTTTCCTCTTGAAACGCCAGGACTTTAGCCTGGTGGTGAGCACCAAGAAGGTCCCCTTCTTCAAACTCTCCGAGGAGTTTGTGGACCCCAAGTCGCACAAGTTTGTCATGAGGTTGCAGTCTGAGACCTCGGTGTGA